The genome window CCATGATTTAAGATTTAATTTCTATAAGATAAAAAATTCTAtttattaggacaatgcacatttatcaacatttctgtaaatgtgccaattttcaactgtagtcctagttacctagcatgcatgtggGAGGAACAGGCACATGAGAGGAAACCGACGCAGACACGGGGAGAAAATGCAAACTCCACATAGGAAGGCGCTGTGGGGGGGGGATCGAACTCTGCCCAGCCCGTGGATCAAACTCTGCAGTGCctacttgctgtgaggcagcagtGTTAACCACTGACCACCGTGCTGCCcatgatttttcttttctttaacagATGTTGGCACTTTAATAGCACAGAGCTTAGTCCTTTATTATAAAATTTTATTACATTCATTTATTCGAATGCACAAAAGGTTCAGGAACTTTATTGTGCCAAAGTGTTTCAGACAAATATCAGCGAGAAGGGGATATTGCGCGTTGGCATAATAAAATGAAGTAATGGCGTCACATTACCATCTTTAATCTTTTGTAATTCCAACAAAATACCATAATGTGTGGGCTGCTTTTTTATGATGAAAGCAACGATAAAAATAGAATTACATGCTGTGTATCTTAGAAGATATATTAGAAATGTAAACTAGACTTTGGTTTATTGTAACCTTAAATGGCACCCGCCCTTTCCTTTAAAGAATGAGATGATATATGTTTGATTATATAACTGTTGTGTTagggtatatacagtatagaagATAAGTGCATACCTATCTTTGTGAATAAATTCTCAAAGTAACTGTAATTCATGTCATCATGCTTTAGTGTGTTGAAGGTTGCTTTTTGATTCTTTCACTGAGTCTACTCATAGTGCAGTAAATGATGATATCCAAGAGGTTAAAGCGCAACAGGTCACcttttttcaacctattcaAAACCAGATAGGATTCCATGTCCTCTCTTAATGTCTTTGTTACTTTTCATTCCATATGGTACAGATGAATCGAACTCCTTGAGATGTACCATAACACAATGATGTaatacaaacaataaaatcatcAACTAACAGCACAACAACTCCAACAAGAGAACAGGCATATTTccacctgctgtgtgtgttttatttcacAATACAATAGATGGGAAAGGTTTTCCTCAACTTTGTGGGTCCAGTAAACATCAGCGGCGGTCCAAATCTAACCACACACCGTGCACAACAGGGACAATGATAGAAGTCCAGGAGTTTATTGTTTGAGTCTGATATGTTGTATTTCATAAAATAAGCCACCCATGAAATGTATCAGAGAAAACATTTCCAATTTAAAAGAGCCCTAAACAAAAGTGTGTTCAAAGTGGACTGAGTGAGTTCTGGAAATTGATCCCAAACGGACTCCAAACTTATATAATATCTTGTTTTATCCTCAATAAAGATGAATTGATGTTGTTTTGAAATCCTGTGGATGATATTTCTTCTCATATTAACTTTTGCCAGGACATGCGTCCAATGAAAGCAGAGAGATGCCAGTATtacagcagcggcagcagctaCATCTATGAGAATTTCTACACCTCTGTGAGTAAAGATGTACAGATGTGTACAAGCAAAATATTGTCAATGACTTGTCTGTGTTGTATTTGCAGGTGAGCACTGACACATTTTAACCTTGGTTTTCCTTTTTCAGGTGTCGTGTTGGAGTCCAAAGGAGTCTTGTAATATTACAGTACGAAGTGGGACCTGCTACTGCTGCGACCTGTACGACTGCGCCAAGTAAGACAGTGATATTACTACATTATCTCAATGTTTTGTTACCACTGCCATGTCATCACAGTTTAAACAAACTGATGCCAACTACCTGCTAAAATATCCTTATTACTATTTGAGAATTTTCACCAAAATGTCAGGCTTCGTCTTGTCTTTAATGAATGTTCTTGTTCATCAAATTTGAATGAATTCGTAGTTAACAGAGCTGTTGTTTTGTTCTGCAGTGGAGactacctcagcaactactACGAGTATGTTGGAGTACAAAGCTGTGAGGAAGTTTTCACTCTGTACATTTTAATTTGGAACCTCACTGGCCTGAACCTCGTGGCCTTCTTCACAGGCATCCTTACTACAGCCGTGCTGGGCAGCATCAAGGACCTGGTAAGACACACTCAGGACACACATTTATAAAGTCCTATATTGTGAAGACGTGGTACATTTGGAACATTTATGACCAAATAACTCTGCAAAAGACCCCACTCAGAGGCTCTGTGGCAAAAGGGATTTGATCTGCATAAATGTAAAggcttttttcttattttttctttttctttttgaattGAATAATAAAACACTATTAACAATCATTCCAAAAAGTACAAATACGTTTTCAGGTTTCACAAACTTTGGTTAAACTTAAAAGCTGCACTCGTTGATTTTTAGCCACTAGGCGGAAACAAGCTTGAGCAGAAGCACCAAGACTGAATCTGTGTCTGTTCATACGTATTTTACTTCGCTGACTATGGTTTCATGCCACCTTTAATTATTTTCACTTTGCAGTTTAGCCGGATTGCAGCTTTATGCTAATGAAACACCAGAATTGGCAAGGGCTTATTTTCTCAATGTAGCATCCTTCCTGTTCTGCAATGCTGTTGTCTTTCACCTCGCCGTTTTACGTGCGCTCTTTCAAATTCCCTGGATGCTGGTTGCTCTCACGATTTCACAGATCAACCTCAGTCAAATTGAACTCTTCACGATGTGAAGCAGTCAGTTTTTCTTCTGAATTGCGAATCAAATTGAAATGACACCCAAATGGAAGATTATACCTAGCAAGCCGTAACCCAAAGAAGACCTGTTACACAAAGCCTGCCAAAATTGATAGCATTCAACCACAGCGATGAGAAAAAGTGAAAAGATAAGTGGAGTGGTGGGTTCAGGAGAGGTCTAGAGTTCATTACAAAGATTTTAGAAATGGTTACACAACAATAAAACCTGTATTCTGGACAGCTTTTAAAGACAAATAACTTAATGTCTGAGCTATTACTTTAAGTATTCAGGCTAACATcatattagtctatatccttcgcgttacactttcgggattgctctggtgctgcatgaaattctgctggatgcatgtattttccgtttccttccactttctttgattgaattttaaattcgggttagggggttagggttagggttagggttaggggatttatgaggactattgttgactactcctcagatctctgcatggtgaatccagacagcttgctagactacctgtccaatctgagttttctctcgcacgactattttgcagtggctctgtgcggagtttagcacgattggtttaaagaaatgccattaaaccataGCACGTTtccctcccatccccgaatgctatgtggagtagccagaccctccttcaacGTGCTTTgggggagggtctggcaaagtgagactaacaGCATATCCCTTAACTTTATTCATCCATGAAAGTAAAAACATCTTAACCCTATTCTGGATGGATATCTTAGCATGGTCAGCGATTAGACACATAAATCACATATTTGGTAGCAGGAGGTTCCAGGctattttgctgtttttttaaaaaaggtaaatCTCTGAACAATACAACTCAGATAGCAGACGGAGAAAAGAGGTGAAACAGAGACAACCTGTCCCATCATGTTTTTCTTACTGAGATCGGTTCATGCACCTGTAGTGCATGAGGTCAGTTTTTCCTGACTCTCTTCTACCTCCGTGCAGTAAGagacaacaaagatggaatGTGAAGTTCACAAAGTGGGTCATGAAAAGTCCTAAAAAGTGGAAAACACTTATAGGTCAGCAGGGTTAACCCAGACTGTCTCTAGATGTTAAGCCCCAGTCCATCAGTAAGGTTTTCAAAAGCAAATGCATtccttcactcctcctcctgcagcttCCACTCTtaaagcaacaaagtcaaagACCATCAAACCTCCAAAACCATTTGATACAATCTGCTAAATCACATATGTTGAAATATGCTTTGCTTGTTCATCATATtactgagttgttttttttttgttttagtccTAGATATGTGTTGTTTGATGTCAAATGATACTGTAGCATCACTTATGACAAGGGTCACTGTCCCTGGTCGCTGCTCATTCAAGTAAAATCTATAACCAGTCTGGGCATTTTATTGTTTAGAGAACAGAGGGAAGACAAAATCAATGAATCAATTAAGTTATTTTTAAAGCAATAATGCCAAAAACTCCCAGTTTTCAGCTTTTCAATATGAAAAATTACTGTATAATTACTTCCCTGTCTTTCTATGTCAGTAAATTGgaaatctttgggttttggactgtttatAATTTGAAGACAACACATTGGGCTCTGTGaatcatgttttttaaactattttctaacattttaaagACCAAACGGTTAATCCAGAAAAACTTTGAAatggataatgaaaataatcataacATGCTTGCCGACCTAGTCGACTTCTTGAGTCGTCATGGCCAAGAACCAGCTAGGTTGACACCAAACCTACTGTATTTCGATCTCAACCTCAAATCCCCAAAGCCGCTTCAGCTGTCCCACTGACGGGTGTGGCCTGTCCTAGATCTGCATTGAAAACTGCCTCCACCAACCCGGCCTACTTAAAACACCAGAGATTCAACATTTTTGTGGTCTATGGAGAGCTCATTGAGCTTGATGCTGCCAGAGATTCAGCTGATCTGGCCTGAGTGATCCTAAACGCTGCAGGAGATGATTGCCAACAGACCAAACAGCTGCCAAAACTTCCATCTTATCATTTTGTCATGCAGAAAGTCTTCTTTTTGTAAATAACATTATCTGTCATGTGTTCAACTGTCATAGTCCTCTCTGTAGGTACTTACATCATTGATCACTCAATATCTCCCCCACATTCCACATGCCATATTTTTGTGTATATGGTGTTTACATACTGTCCATAAATTGACAGAAGAGTCCCAGAAGTTTCCAGATCTGTATGAGTCAACATCTGCAAATCAGGCAACAAATTAATATCTGGAATTGTCCGTCCTACATTAGCTACATACATACCTATGAGATGATTAGATTTATTTACATTAATATATTTACAGATTGAAAATGTTTAACCCCTATCTGgcttcaatacattacataaaAGACAGGGAAACTAACAGTTTGCGAAATTTTGGACCACCCATATGGAGACCAGAACAACACTGAGGTccaaatatataaaatgttcaTGAACATTTGATGAAGCAACTCCCTTTATTTGAGTTCTTGTTTGCTGTGTAGACTTCTTGCACCACAGCTTAAGTTTATTAGATTTTAATGGATTTATTACTAGTTATTAAGTAGATGGAAACCGACCTACAGCAGCTGGGATGACGAATAATGTGTAGATGACCCATTTGTGAAAAGATTCAGCGCCACACATTTAACAGATGGAACTTGTGCTTGCATTAGCTGACTGGCCTCCACTGTTTCATTCTTTTCACCACATGTTGCTGTTAGTTAGTTTGTTTTATGGGTTTATATGATTATAAAAGGGGGATGTTAGGGCAGATCAGCTGCTCAATCAGGGGTAGTGAAAAGTGCTTTGCATCATTATGTCCTCTAAGCAGTGGTGGGCTCGGCCCTGTTAAGATCTAGTAGGATAgatgtcacgagccaaagcattaacgTTAGGAGTTTTTTGTAGCAAccaatgtaataataacttagattaatatagcgcatttcatgaaacccaaggacgctttacacaggtacagggggacaagggataagaaaatagtaggccaacacaaacaggGACTAAAAAGAATAAAACGTCCGCGCTAAATGAAAGGGGGACGCAATTTAATatcggctactgacgtacaactaCATCGCGCAGACTAGttattttataaatgaaatagacatattacatacctgagggccaattcagggtcggttttgaattatttacaatcccgtaattgtcttcatctgttgaaagcccgactgAGTGTGTCTCGGACTTTGCCCGTAGTCTTTCCCTTtctcttttagcttttagttgttcttcgtttaatttccttattttctgtgatggccctgccccaatatcagccataactacagcagataacttttaagataaaatacagtTAAGCCTACATacagaaatctcctgctaccttttacctgcatactcactaacacaggcttttccagtTTTATgccaaaatctgtgacccatcagaatgtgttactgtagcgccgtgtacctgccgtaaatcattctgtgacttcgcgggaaaaatcggacccgggcagaggcattaataaaaactatatgaaaatagcgttcttttcactgttagtctcatttgctgttacaggtcatttatgatcatcagatggaacattacacagtttcagaaacatttaaaagttacatatagtcacttatATATAACTATAACTAAGGATTTATGTATGGTAGGGGTGCCTACCATGACCGAGACACGGGGACTGATGGCTTTTAGTGAGAAATTTGTAAtcaggaaatacacacattggaAACTAGTAATTCTGTCTCTTGAGTGAAACTTTCCATGCAGTAGAATACATTGGCAATTACAATGTTTAATGTGTattgttttctttctgtttttaatgGAACAAATGTATTGAATACATTGTTCTTAAAGTCAGGCTGTCataaaggaaaaacaatatttatataaacaaaTTATTTCTATAGTATGTTAAGTAGCCTAATACTTTTAATACATTTGTtatgtttctttgcatgtttaaagctatagtgcatagtttctgtctccccgtGAGGAATTCTAATGACATCAAAACTGtcagtgcatccacatgatacaagccttccatgatcgcgcaccacccccacccctcctcaacacagttgctagtagccaaggaggacacagaggtttaaaaaaacaatggactcttcagaagaggtaattatcttgacTCGATTTTCTGCAcgcgaaagtcaccggatgccacaatcttctgaacatagccatactgagaaatacagagagagttgtgtggagctgatagtcttaattagctttgtagcaactcttttggcaatggcttgaatgtaacggacgttcattaatataaaaaagttaggcactaaagctttaacttaacatacttattttagacaacatgacatgagaaataatttgtttactaatgatttttagtaatgcctactaatgtaaacttgatttgtcgACTGCATCAACTTACAgctctgtgttaatacaacttgacctgttaagtttcaccttgtgtaaaaacttaGACGGTTTAAGGCAACGGGTTTCCCGGGCAAATTTCTATtaaagtcaactaatttggGAAAACAGTGTGGTTGTGAAGTAGGCAGTACTCAGTTGGAAAAGGTGACGTTACATACTGATGTCCACCAATCAGGTTTTTagcaacatttaaataaaaatgtaataacaattttttttttgcttatgtTGACAGGCTACAATGAAACAAATCTGATCCAACCACACCCTCACAGTCCTGATGAAGCAGATTAactgatttttctttttcttttaaacttgTGATTGTGGCACATTTAATGTTACAGAGAAATACTTAATATTTGAAACCCCTGAAGTTTTCAGGGGCTTCAAGTtttaacatttgtgtgtgtgtgtgtgtgtgtgtgtgtgtgtgtgtgtgtgtgtgtgtgtgtgtgtgtgtgtgtgtgtgtgtgtgtgtgttaatctaACTGAATAACTATTTTTTATACTTAGTTCTTTGACGTAAGTGTCTCTGACTCAAATGATTTTGCGGATTGCAGTCGTATCTTTTTTCAGTTATCCAAAGTAAAGGATCACATTAGATTTGTTCAGACTTTCGTCTGCAGACTTTCCATGATCATGGCAAAAACAATGTTGTAATCAGAGAGTGCTCCTCATTTAAGGCTTATCATCAGACCATCTAAATCATCTAGTATATCATTTCATCTgtaatgactgaatgtgacggttttatttttttcatgttaTACACCAGAGCACATTGTACTTATaataacattgtgtgtgtgtgtgtgtgtgtgtgtgtgtgtgtgtgtgtgtgtgtgtgtttctctttgtgtgtgtcagaggaGTAGCAGCCCTGTGACTGAGCCCTCTGAGAGCACAGCATCTTCCCCGACAGCTCCTCTGCTGATGGATGTCGCCAACACACACGCAGTTCACCAGCTCCACCCAGTCAGTGTGcggtcaacacacacacacacacacacacacacacacacacagataaagataaagatacCATTACaaacatatgtatgtgtgtggtctAATTGTCCTTATCCCTGCCTGTGAGACTAACCATCTTAATGTACCGCAAATGACCAAACCTCCTTATCTCCGCCGACATCCATCCATTATACACCCTTAAAGCATTCTCACCTCAAAACGGATCATAGCACTATTTGTATAGCTTTTTAGcggtaccctgtggagttttttaAACACAAGTTGTGCTGGATTGTAAAGTTTGGATGAGCAGGATCATGTGTTTGCCTGCAGTACCATGAACACTCCACATCCCTCAGCTTTATGGTTAATGTGCTGTAAAAAGCAGTGCAGCATTAAAGAGGAGAACAAGATGACCACAATCTGATGTGAACAATGCAGGATTCAAAACATTAGTTATAATCCCCAACATTCTTATTATAAAATCAAAACCTATTTTAGTCATTCATCTTATTTACATTCAGTAATTACTTACAGGAGGTTTTTCTTTAAAGTGGCTGAGTTTGCCTTTACCATGCAAACCACATTAGCTGTTACCACGCTAACCACAAGTGTTGCCAAATCAACCAGAACTGAATTTTAAGGATTACAGCTTTACAATACAGTGTATAAATGTCTCATGAAGTAGAACATGcattaaatgtgtttgttaGACCTTAAGGACACACACGTTTTGTTTAGGTGAGAAACAATAAATGGAAGTAAAcccttttttgtttaaataaaatctcCAGGGTGCCTTTAATTCAGAAAAGAATCTGCCTTTTTCCGTAAATTTGAACAGAACCGAAATTGTGGAAAAAGACCATTCAGGTCTCCACACTTGACCACCCACATTGGATCAACTTTACAGTCTTGATCTGTGTAATAAAGCCATATGTTTAGGGCCAGGACTGCTGTATTTTCAGGAGAACAATTAACCACACTTTATAATCCTCAACAAGGTTGTTTCCTGGAATTCACATCAATAGAAACTAATCAAAGTAGAGTGTGACAGTTCATTCTTGATCTAAAACAGAAGTTagataaaaacaaagagaagtGGATAAAAGTTTGTAAAAAGCTTGGGAACTTGTTGCATTaggattttttaaataaaaggtaGATTATACCAAATATATTTTACCATTCATCTATTCATGTGTTATTATTGGCAAAGACAAAGACTTAGTTTTAactttgctttttaaaaaggtgCAAGGAGTTTTTAACTGGTTATGAAACAGCTGGGTAGAAAATAGTATTAAAAATAAGTTGCGTCTTTCTAAACAAATGCACGTGCCAGCCAGATCAAGATCTTCACGTCACAACCACTTCTGCGTTTGTCCACAGGGGCTGccaaaatcaacacaaaattAAAGTTTGTTTGTAGTAGAACATAATATTGGACGTTATTCTGAAAATCACTCTTTACATCTGTTATGAATGATGAAAAATTGCAGTATTTAGTTCACACAAAAGACATATGACTTGAGGTCTGTGGTCAACGTCTTTCTTTGTTTCCGTTGTCTTCTCCTGCTCTATCCAGGGAGCCTCCATGTATTTCCCTCCAGCAGAAGGGACGGCTGCCTCACAGAGTTCTCATCCTTCATCGACTCCTCACACTGAGTCGAACCCTCCTCCCTTCGCCCCGCTGACCAGCCTGCTGCCTTACAGGGCCCACAGCATCTCTGCATgagcacagcagcagcagcatttcaCCAGAAAATGACCAGAAAACAAAAGCAGTAAGAACAGAAAGGGATAAACGGatcagttttaatttttttgttgatgttgtgaGGATGTGAGGAACTATAACAGGCACAACTAAAAGAAAGATATGTTGCTCTGAATATTATGCAGAAAGGCAGATTTTGTTTTATAGAAATCCAAAGGCAGATGTTTCAGTTGTATGCAAAGATTATAACATATTTGATTGTATTTTGCTCCAAAACATCTTAAGTTgtaaaatgtatacattaaatgttatttgttataaatgtgTCGACTGCATGCACATGCTGTCTAGGCTATAACACAAACTTTAACTTTTACAAACATCAGTGAAATCATACACAAGAGTTATAACCTTATTTGaacataaatgaaatgtatcaTTTAAAATATTGATAGCATGGTGTTCTCACACAACCAAACTTAGTACAACACACAAGGTTTTGTAATAAATattaagtttgtgtgtgttgaagtTTGATTTATGCCCTATAAGGCCTCTCAAACGCATGATTTAAATACAAACATGTAATGTTTATTTTACTAACTGTTGTCCTGTAGAGTACATTTTGcgtaaaaaaattttttacgcattaaattgattaaataaatacacaaattatCAATTTCAACAATTTGGTCTGgattcttttgtttcctttttgtgaGAGGATTTGTTGAAATTGTATTCCGAGAAAAGTCAGTTTTGATATGAACATGAAATTTGCAGTGATGACATCTATAAATTCTGGTTAGGCTGAATCTATTTGTGTCAGCATCAGTTGGCTCTGTCATTCCAGAGCCCACAACAGATCATCTTTTGTTACTACACAAACATTTGACTTttgattattcatatttataaaatactgtatgctGACTGAATGCTGGGTCTAAAACCAATATACACCAGAACATAGTTATACAACTCTAGACAGAAAATATTAGCTTATGGAAATACATATCCACACTTGTTTCTTTgatgcatttcctgcagcacaATTTGTTTCATGTTTATGTCGCAAAGCCTAAGGAGTTTGAGGTTTGGCAACAAAATGTTAGGCAAAACAATAAGGACTGACAGTACGCCAGCTCTGTGAGGATTATAGGGTATACTTTTCCTCTGTAAAATACTCCTCAGACTGAGGCCCTGACTTCTAGTCAAAGGCCATAAACATATGAACATCTGAACAACATAAAAACTTTATACATTCACCATATCCATTCAACTATGAAGAATTGGCAATGAAAACGCATATGACAACAGATAAACAACCACTGCATTGTCCAAGTCTTTCCCTGTGAccacatttaaaacattaaaatcacCTTCAGTAACCATAGTGACGATGATTTAAATCAAATccgttgtttttttattcaatctCTCTCGTGTCTTGTGTGCATGCAAAGTAAAAAGATGCTTTATGGGTCAATCAACACAAGGCAAATTCACACGAGGCAGTTGATATGTATCTCTTCGCATATCCCTCCCAGATACCACACGCATGCATTTTTTCAGAGGGCTCGTCGCGCAGGGTCAGCCATAGTAGGTCATGTGACCTTGGAGCAGTTTGGGGAGTCTATGCCTTGCTCAAGAACACTCCGGCAGTGCCCTGGAGGcccctctccagctaccagtccacacgcCATACTTGGTCTGTACAGGGACTTGAAcaggcgaccctccggttcccaacctaAGTCCCCATGAACTGAGTTACTGCCACcttaagaaaaaagaaaaaaaaccaagaGGAAAGGGAGCCACTGCGCAGTAGGATCTAAAAAGGAATTGGCTCAGTAAATCTCAAGTACAATGATTCCACAGTGGAAACAAACTAAGGAGCAGAAGCAGAGAACAACAAGGCCACACAATTTACAgtcaaatcatttaattttcaaGTTTGGTTTGGGGCTGATAACTGACCACAGAAAATGGGCTACATAGTTTTCAATACAGGCTCGACCAATAGGCTTCATTTACCTTATCTCAACTGACTTCCATTATAagattagcctggttgacaccagacccttctcagttgtaactgagagtgggtctgggcaagcttcattcacagcccatttccaaaggggcggcaccaacggacgccgctcaaatgcctctgggcgcaattggatagtccttcaaccaatcagaccaacggaGCAGCTACAGCGGCATCAACAGGTTgttgcgcttcggtggccgttatgttgaatgtaaacaaaaagctgcttgccgtcactacgctatcgtcatcgtgtaaagcccgcctcaacggttgtgattggtgcctcaatttggaaaaattggaaatgggcttgaatgggctcttggccagactgacttgcagagcaaatctcaaatttgctggaagttcgtcagggttttcccaggctattATAAGATAAAAGAAGACATTACAATGCGTCAAGTCAAATTTCAGCAAAAGAAATCCAGAGGGAGTGAGTGACACTGCTGAGACACAGCAGTCCTATAGAATAAAGAGGGTCAGATGGCCTCACAGTCAGTAAATGAAAAGTGTTGAGAAAATGCTTGGGGTTTCACCGTGAATGTGAAGACTGTGATGTTGCCAGAGCGCTGTGACAATGATGAAGTCACAGAGCAGCAGCACTAAGGTTCACATAAATACCATCTCTGGTGCACACAAGTGACACACAGACAATCCTAGTCACCTCTATCGTTTTGGTGTAGAGGCAGAAGATCCACATGTATATCTCAAACCTACACACATTAAATAAAATCTGATTGACTACACACTTCTATAAGTAAGAGGGAAAatgggttagattttttgtgGTTTGTGTAACTTAACCCTTCAAGCCATGTCAGGTAGCTGCAGGGGACAGGCAACAGGAAGTTCATGAACAAGTAGACGAAGCACATGCATCAATACACACAGTAAGGACTGTACACATGCTTCAGGGATCAAAAAGCAGCAGACCTCAGTATGATGTCTGTATTCTGCATTAAACTTGTACTGAACATTTTTGAGCATCTTTTTACCTTTACAGACAAAGCTTTGTAGTCTTGTAACGCGAAGACATCTCATGCTGTGGTATACATTTGACCCTTAAAACACAAATGTTTTCCTGTCATAGACTTCAAAAACTCTCTCTGTTCCCAGGCAAGCTGTTTCCCACTGTTTTCAGTCTTCctgctaagctaagttaaccGGCTGTTAGCATTACTTACTGCACATGCATGAGAGTAGTatcaatgggcctcattcaccaatatcttcctacGTTTTTGTTCTTGACAATGGTCCCAAGGAAAGTCTATGTCAGATTCATGTGTTCTTATAATGGCAAATCCCATTGTCAACGTAAATTTCATGCCAATTGAACACAAACGTTATTTCCATGTTGTTTCAGCTAAGATTTAACATATTTTAGAGAGCAACCTGGatgtaagaaaaacaaaactaaattttAGCACTGGGATCATTTTGATCTGGGTATAACAAACCAGGGAATGAAGTCAGCTGTTTTATAGGAAAGGGAAGTACTGTATCTCCTGATGGCGTTACATATAATTCTTTCCTTCACCTTCTCTGCAGCCTTTCTAACAGGTAGCTCAAAATTCAAGGAATGTGGAAGATAAAAT of Sander lucioperca isolate FBNREF2018 chromosome 5, SLUC_FBN_1.2, whole genome shotgun sequence contains these proteins:
- the LOC116045575 gene encoding transmembrane protein 255B isoform X2 produces the protein MTARIQGAPAPKGRATDMMVRVRRALWLVLGMLSLSLLLVVLGVYTTTRTESLNVTGYISGVILTLGSFLGLLGLHLEENRKKLLTAAIVFLSFGIITSFVCLVIDGICIVLNMDMRPMKAERCQYYSSGSSYIYENFYTSVSCWSPKESCNITVRSGTCYCCDLYDCANGDYLSNYYEYVGVQSCEEVFTLYILIWNLTGLNLVAFFTGILTTAVLGSIKDLRSSSPVTEPSESTASSPTAPLLMDVANTHAVHQLHPVRSLHVFPSSRRDGCLTEFSSFIDSSH
- the LOC116045575 gene encoding transmembrane protein 255B isoform X1; translated protein: MTARIQGAPAPKGRATDMMVRVRRALWLVLGMLSLSLLLVVLGVYTTTRTESLNVTGYISGVILTLGSFLGLLGLHLEENRKKLLTAAIVFLSFGIITSFVCLVIDGICIVLNMDMRPMKAERCQYYSSGSSYIYENFYTSVSCWSPKESCNITVRSGTCYCCDLYDCANGDYLSNYYEYVGVQSCEEVFTLYILIWNLTGLNLVAFFTGILTTAVLGSIKDLRSSSPVTEPSESTASSPTAPLLMDVANTHAVHQLHPGASMYFPPAEGTAASQSSHPSSTPHTESNPPPFAPLTSLLPYRAHSISA